In one window of Psychrobacter sp. P2G3 DNA:
- a CDS encoding MFS transporter produces the protein MSAVQPVPPNPPVAKKSWGDAAKAYLDRRAIIMLFLGFVAGIPILLIFSSLSLWLREAGIDRGVVTMFSWAALGYSFKFIWAPLVDAVPLPILTKLLGRRRSWILVAQLMIILAICLMASVNPTNEGSLVYMAIGAVLLGFSSATQDIVIDAYRIELAPPSLQSVLSAMYTAGYRLGMIVAGAGALYLADYFGSTETFYSYEAWRNTYWVMAGVMGIGVATTLIIHEPVSNQVRVERKTSDYSRLVLVFALSVVGFVFIFANLGSLLPETESALLGFLYELVRMVLSLIVALIIGYGLVKVNLVEAEVAKTTWVEPIADFFRRYGKKALLLLALIGLYRISDIVAGVISNVFYQDMGFTKTDIANAVKLVGVIMVIAGGFLGGLLAQKLRMMQAMMVGAILACTTNLLFVLLTYHPGSMPYMYLAVIFDNLAAGLASAVFIAFLSALTSIRFTAVQYAIFSSLMTLLPKVLGGYSGTIVDSTSYPFFFIFTFAIGIPILALIYFVDKHIVIGDNDDIYGDDDTNNDGDNNGKPILTKANPNLTNTNEPPRATD, from the coding sequence ATGTCTGCTGTCCAACCTGTGCCCCCAAATCCTCCAGTCGCCAAAAAGTCATGGGGAGACGCGGCCAAAGCCTATCTCGACCGGCGCGCTATTATCATGCTGTTCTTAGGGTTTGTTGCTGGTATTCCCATTTTGCTTATATTTTCAAGTCTTTCATTATGGTTGCGTGAGGCAGGTATTGATCGCGGCGTAGTAACGATGTTTAGTTGGGCAGCGCTTGGTTATTCGTTCAAATTTATTTGGGCGCCATTAGTCGATGCAGTACCACTTCCCATATTAACCAAACTACTAGGTCGACGTCGTAGCTGGATATTAGTCGCTCAGTTGATGATTATTTTGGCGATTTGCCTCATGGCTAGTGTCAACCCAACCAATGAAGGCAGCCTTGTTTATATGGCAATTGGCGCAGTATTGCTTGGTTTTTCTTCTGCTACCCAAGATATTGTCATTGATGCATACCGTATTGAGCTTGCGCCACCAAGCCTCCAGTCAGTGTTATCGGCGATGTATACGGCTGGTTATCGTTTAGGGATGATTGTCGCAGGGGCAGGCGCGCTATATTTAGCAGATTATTTTGGCTCAACTGAAACGTTTTATAGTTATGAGGCGTGGCGTAATACTTACTGGGTCATGGCAGGGGTTATGGGAATTGGTGTAGCGACCACTTTGATCATTCATGAACCAGTCAGTAATCAGGTGCGTGTTGAACGTAAAACCTCGGACTATTCGCGTTTAGTATTGGTATTTGCATTATCGGTCGTAGGCTTTGTATTCATATTTGCTAATTTGGGATCGTTATTGCCCGAAACAGAAAGTGCACTTTTAGGGTTTCTGTATGAATTAGTACGTATGGTATTGAGCTTAATAGTTGCCTTGATTATTGGTTATGGGTTAGTGAAGGTCAATCTTGTAGAAGCAGAAGTCGCCAAAACAACTTGGGTTGAGCCTATTGCTGACTTTTTCCGTCGTTATGGTAAAAAAGCATTATTGCTCCTAGCACTTATTGGTTTATATCGTATTTCAGACATTGTCGCAGGTGTGATTTCCAACGTTTTCTATCAGGATATGGGTTTTACTAAGACTGATATTGCAAATGCTGTCAAATTGGTCGGCGTCATTATGGTGATTGCTGGCGGCTTTTTAGGTGGGTTATTGGCACAAAAACTGCGTATGATGCAGGCAATGATGGTCGGGGCAATATTGGCTTGTACCACCAACTTGTTGTTCGTATTGTTGACATATCATCCAGGTAGCATGCCTTACATGTATCTAGCTGTGATCTTTGATAACCTTGCTGCAGGTCTTGCTAGTGCTGTATTCATTGCTTTCTTGTCTGCACTGACCTCTATTCGCTTTACCGCTGTACAGTATGCGATATTTTCATCACTCATGACCTTATTGCCAAAGGTACTGGGTGGTTATTCTGGTACCATCGTTGATAGCACCAGTTATCCGTTCTTCTTTATCTTTACCTTCGCTATTGGTATTCCTATTTTGGCATTAATTTATTTTGTCGATAAGCATATTGTCATTGGTGATAATGACGACATTTATGGCGACGATGACACTAATAATGATGGTGATAATAATGGTAAACCGATACTAACGAAGGCGAACCCTAATTTGACAAATACCAATGAGCCACCACGGGCTACCGATTAA
- the prmC gene encoding peptide chain release factor N(5)-glutamine methyltransferase, which produces MILPKVQNMTVKQIKQQSHQPMENVAAAGVSVNEMPKFWITDWLLHVLDKPAIFLITDESYELTESEYEQFYAGVVQMQTGTPLAYLTGQQEFWSLNFTVNEHTLIPRPDTEILVEQVLNWIHSQLKNVGDDNKPKRLLDLGTGSGCIAISLAHELKHKSKHGNWQTVAVDLSLEALKVAKHNGVINDVANIEFVQSSWYDELSTQDESLFDVIVSNPPYIDESDEHLTCLQAEPISALSAPNHGLADIEHIVQQAPQYLYKGGLLAIEHGFDQGEAVRQILSDNNFTAVQTVQDFGGNDRVTLGQI; this is translated from the coding sequence ATGATACTACCTAAAGTACAGAACATGACAGTAAAGCAAATCAAGCAGCAAAGCCATCAACCAATGGAAAATGTAGCGGCAGCTGGGGTTTCAGTAAATGAGATGCCTAAGTTTTGGATAACAGACTGGCTACTACATGTGTTGGATAAGCCTGCCATATTCTTAATCACTGATGAAAGCTATGAGCTGACTGAGTCCGAGTATGAGCAGTTCTATGCAGGTGTGGTTCAGATGCAAACAGGTACACCGCTCGCTTATTTAACGGGACAGCAAGAGTTTTGGTCGCTCAACTTTACCGTCAATGAGCATACGTTAATTCCTAGACCTGACACTGAAATTTTGGTCGAACAAGTTTTAAATTGGATACATTCTCAGCTAAAAAATGTAGGTGATGATAATAAACCAAAGCGCTTGTTAGATTTGGGTACTGGATCAGGATGTATTGCCATTAGCTTGGCACATGAGTTAAAACACAAATCGAAACATGGTAATTGGCAAACGGTAGCAGTTGATTTATCGCTAGAAGCGTTGAAAGTTGCTAAACATAATGGCGTTATCAATGATGTCGCCAATATTGAGTTTGTACAAAGCAGCTGGTATGACGAGCTGTCTACTCAGGACGAGAGTTTATTCGATGTGATTGTCTCAAATCCGCCTTATATTGATGAGTCGGACGAGCATTTAACTTGTTTGCAGGCTGAGCCTATTAGTGCTTTGAGTGCACCTAATCATGGATTGGCCGATATAGAGCATATTGTCCAGCAAGCGCCGCAATATTTATATAAAGGTGGACTGTTGGCGATTGAACATGGTTTTGACCAGGGTGAAGCAGTACGTCAAATATTGTCAGATAATAACTTTACAGCGGTACAAACGGTGCAGGATTTTGGCGGCAATGATCGAGTAACGCTTGGACAAATTTGA
- a CDS encoding HesA/MoeB/ThiF family protein, which yields MTYSAETVALSDDELMRYARQVLLEGWDIDAQLRLKVSRVVMIGAGGLGCPASETLVRAGLGQIHLIDDDEIEASNLQRQTLFLPEDIGKPKALTAAEMLERINPLITARGTVARLSEDNAYDLLDMATGKPDLLLDCTDNFATRDIINRISVRYQIPLLSASAIAMQGQLALYEPHLNTGCYHCVFGSVAVDAEADERTCANSGVLASTTAIMGNLQANAALQYLGLTKNPLTNKLLIWDGSQMQQRLMGYRQDVHCPVCANFSQ from the coding sequence ATGACTTATTCAGCAGAGACAGTTGCGCTATCAGATGATGAGTTGATGCGTTATGCGCGGCAGGTATTGCTCGAGGGCTGGGATATCGATGCGCAGCTACGTTTAAAAGTATCGCGAGTGGTCATGATAGGCGCAGGCGGCTTAGGTTGTCCGGCTTCTGAGACCTTAGTACGTGCAGGACTTGGGCAAATTCATCTGATTGATGATGATGAGATTGAGGCAAGCAATTTACAGCGGCAAACGCTATTCTTACCTGAAGATATCGGTAAGCCCAAAGCGTTGACCGCTGCCGAAATGTTAGAGAGGATTAATCCTTTAATAACTGCTCGTGGTACGGTTGCACGGCTGAGTGAAGACAATGCTTATGATTTGCTTGATATGGCGACAGGTAAGCCTGATCTTTTATTGGATTGTACCGATAACTTTGCGACGCGTGACATCATTAATCGCATTAGTGTGCGCTACCAGATCCCTTTATTATCTGCCTCAGCGATAGCCATGCAGGGACAATTAGCGTTGTATGAGCCGCATCTTAATACAGGCTGCTATCATTGCGTGTTTGGCTCAGTAGCAGTTGATGCAGAGGCTGATGAACGTACCTGTGCCAATTCAGGGGTGCTCGCCAGCACGACAGCCATCATGGGTAATTTGCAGGCCAATGCTGCGTTGCAGTATTTGGGATTAACCAAAAATCCACTGACAAACAAACTGCTAATATGGGATGGTAGCCAGATGCAGCAACGGTTGATGGGCTACCGACAAGATGTTCATTGTCCGGTTTGTGCCAATTTTTCCCAATGA
- a CDS encoding AarF/ABC1/UbiB kinase family protein — protein sequence MKIHRPHLLKHSFNVVNRMRQTVSVAGLSALRVAKGEKPDARLLKDTFEQLGTTYIKIGQFIASTPSLFPREYVEAFQDCLDQTTPLSYAYIKQVLTAELAVDGQTLADKFAFIDEKPLASASIAQVHAARLHNGDEVVLKVQKPEVETIMQTDLGVLHGVTKLIELLMPSMRFASIAPIIDEIRLRMLAETDFIAEAQNIRDFQQFLAVSGNTKVVAPEVYDELTTKRVLTMSRLHGVSMIDETAMRQYCDDPAQVMADTLNTWFASLMFCNSFHADLHAGNLMLLTDGRIGFLDFGIVGKLKAESWRACMGMMQALQDNNYQAMAQHMIDMEMTRGRSNVDELDLANDLQRMMKTIMAEDITFTSGVPFNSKEQADELNQMMLEIVEVGKRHGIHFPRDFALLTKQLLYFDRFMRTLAPDMDMFSDQRVQILGQTDTEQPSTPALNVS from the coding sequence ATGAAAATTCATCGCCCTCATTTACTAAAGCATTCGTTCAATGTGGTTAACCGTATGCGTCAGACGGTTAGTGTCGCTGGCTTATCTGCGCTAAGAGTCGCAAAAGGCGAGAAGCCTGATGCAAGACTATTAAAGGATACCTTTGAGCAGCTTGGTACTACTTATATTAAAATCGGCCAGTTTATAGCCAGTACGCCATCTTTATTCCCGCGTGAATATGTAGAAGCGTTTCAAGATTGTTTGGATCAAACGACCCCATTATCCTACGCTTACATCAAGCAGGTATTGACGGCTGAGCTGGCAGTCGATGGGCAAACGCTGGCTGATAAGTTTGCATTTATTGATGAAAAACCATTAGCCTCAGCCTCCATCGCCCAAGTGCATGCCGCGCGTTTGCATAATGGTGATGAAGTGGTATTAAAGGTACAAAAGCCTGAAGTCGAAACCATCATGCAAACCGATTTGGGAGTGTTGCATGGGGTGACCAAACTGATTGAGCTGCTAATGCCTTCGATGAGGTTTGCCAGTATTGCACCGATTATCGATGAGATTCGTTTGCGCATGCTTGCCGAAACTGACTTTATTGCTGAAGCTCAAAATATTCGTGATTTTCAGCAGTTTTTGGCTGTATCAGGGAATACCAAGGTGGTTGCGCCAGAAGTCTATGATGAGCTGACCACTAAGCGCGTGCTGACTATGAGTCGGTTACATGGCGTCTCTATGATTGATGAGACGGCAATGCGCCAGTATTGTGATGACCCAGCGCAAGTGATGGCAGATACGTTGAATACGTGGTTTGCAAGCCTTATGTTCTGCAATAGTTTCCACGCTGACCTGCATGCAGGCAACTTAATGCTCTTAACCGATGGCCGAATTGGCTTTTTGGATTTCGGTATTGTGGGCAAACTAAAGGCCGAAAGTTGGCGTGCCTGTATGGGCATGATGCAGGCCTTGCAAGATAATAACTATCAAGCAATGGCACAGCATATGATCGATATGGAGATGACCCGTGGTCGTAGTAATGTCGATGAGCTTGATTTAGCAAATGATTTACAACGCATGATGAAAACCATCATGGCAGAAGATATTACGTTTACAAGCGGTGTGCCTTTTAACAGTAAAGAGCAGGCTGATGAGCTGAATCAAATGATGCTTGAAATCGTTGAAGTGGGTAAGCGTCATGGTATTCATTTCCCACGTGATTTCGCTTTACTGACCAAGCAGCTGTTGTATTTTGATCGGTTTATGCGTACTTTAGCCCCTGATATGGATATGTTTAGCGACCAACGGGTACAGATATTAGGGCAGACCGATACAGAGCAACCTTCAACGCCCGCACTTAACGTTTCGTAG
- a CDS encoding YbfB/YjiJ family MFS transporter, whose protein sequence is MMTALKSRILPIITNEITIAWIGLYCLAVVMGYGRFLFTATLPDIMIQLSLSTAIAGWLASVNYVGYFIGALIAMFVPQRLTWQMLMLWTIVSVFTTMLLVVPEMSLNLWYVIRLLAGIASGVAMILSSSLVIQSFSNERRSVLSALHYAGIGVGISLSAVLTWWLLLLGYHFDIIWLVAGVSSLPLLWLLYGIRLINADTNTTASGETRLANSSSNAAHRSIRQTYINFKRSLYEAVTGHTKAIMLLSASYVLAGFGYITSATFLPVMAAQRLTTQSYAGLLIWLLVGIFAMLSNPLWGALAKRIGETKTLMGLTLLQAFGMLLPLWSKGAFGLYANAVILGLTFVGMVSMTLNIIKNINPAYSNLLIGLATLAYALGQFIGPLVTVALAGQDDNFNAGLLVAAIGLLVGLFLIALFRRQRNSYS, encoded by the coding sequence ATGATGACTGCTCTCAAAAGCCGCATTCTTCCTATTATTACCAATGAAATTACCATCGCTTGGATAGGTCTTTACTGTCTGGCGGTGGTAATGGGTTATGGGCGCTTTTTATTTACGGCCACCTTGCCTGATATCATGATTCAATTGTCGTTATCGACGGCCATTGCTGGATGGCTAGCTTCAGTTAATTATGTTGGCTACTTTATCGGTGCGCTCATCGCCATGTTTGTCCCGCAGCGACTCACATGGCAAATGCTAATGCTATGGACGATTGTTAGTGTGTTCACGACTATGCTGCTCGTCGTGCCGGAGATGTCATTAAACCTATGGTATGTTATTCGTTTGCTAGCAGGTATCGCGAGTGGGGTGGCGATGATTTTGAGCTCATCATTGGTGATTCAAAGCTTTAGCAATGAGCGCCGCTCTGTGCTTTCGGCATTACATTATGCGGGGATAGGAGTAGGTATTAGCCTCTCAGCCGTATTGACTTGGTGGTTATTGTTGCTTGGCTATCATTTTGATATTATCTGGCTGGTAGCAGGCGTGAGTAGTTTGCCATTGCTCTGGCTACTCTATGGCATACGACTAATAAATGCAGATACAAATACAACTGCATCTGGCGAGACACGGCTGGCAAACTCATCGTCCAATGCTGCGCACCGATCTATACGCCAAACCTATATTAATTTTAAACGTTCATTATACGAAGCAGTCACCGGACATACCAAAGCAATTATGCTGTTGTCAGCAAGCTATGTGCTGGCAGGTTTTGGTTATATTACATCAGCGACCTTTTTGCCAGTAATGGCAGCACAGCGGCTTACAACCCAAAGTTATGCTGGGCTGCTTATTTGGTTGCTGGTTGGTATTTTTGCGATGCTGTCCAATCCTTTGTGGGGCGCGCTTGCTAAACGTATTGGTGAGACCAAAACCTTGATGGGTTTAACCTTATTACAAGCATTTGGGATGCTTTTACCTTTATGGTCCAAGGGTGCATTTGGCTTATACGCGAATGCGGTAATTTTAGGATTAACCTTTGTTGGTATGGTTTCAATGACCTTGAATATTATCAAAAATATCAATCCAGCCTACTCTAATTTGCTGATAGGATTGGCAACTTTGGCCTATGCGCTCGGTCAGTTTATTGGACCATTAGTGACGGTCGCATTAGCAGGGCAGGATGATAATTTTAATGCAGGCCTATTAGTCGCTGCTATTGGGCTGCTAGTTGGACTTTTTCTAATAGCGCTATTTCGTCGGCAACGTAATAGTTATTCTTAA
- a CDS encoding Lrp/AsnC family transcriptional regulator, with protein sequence MTVNQFAHQITHTIDDIDKRLLRLLQTDARMSITELAENVNLSATPCARRIKRLEDAGIITGYHTQTDAEKLGYPLAIFIAISMDRHTAERFEQFEKKVQSFDEVISCSIVTGRSEDYLIKVRVRDMAHYEEFLLHRLNRIEGVAQVHTSFELREVFSRSIV encoded by the coding sequence ATGACTGTTAATCAATTTGCCCATCAGATTACACATACTATCGACGATATTGACAAACGTCTTTTACGTCTATTACAGACTGACGCACGGATGAGCATTACTGAGCTGGCTGAAAACGTTAACCTATCAGCTACTCCCTGCGCACGCCGTATCAAACGTCTAGAAGACGCAGGCATTATCACTGGTTATCATACTCAGACAGACGCAGAAAAGCTTGGCTATCCGCTCGCTATATTTATCGCTATTAGTATGGATCGCCACACAGCTGAGCGTTTTGAGCAGTTTGAAAAAAAGGTGCAAAGCTTCGATGAGGTTATCAGTTGCAGCATCGTTACAGGCCGTTCTGAAGACTACTTAATTAAAGTACGAGTACGCGATATGGCACACTATGAGGAGTTTTTATTACATCGGCTAAATCGTATTGAAGGCGTTGCACAAGTACATACTAGCTTTGAGTTACGAGAAGTTTTTAGCCGCAGCATTGTCTAA
- the leuA gene encoding 2-isopropylmalate synthase — protein MSDQATRNATTRTAKITPKNAAFDFRKYRPFAFAPSLSDRTWPSKTIETSPIWASVDLRDGNQALIDPMTIEQKMRFFKTLVEVGFKEIEIGFPSAAQVEFDFARKLIEENHVPDDVTLQVLVQAREHLIARTFESLKGAKRAIVHVYNSTCRVQREKVYGKDKSEIKEIAITGAKLLQQYAAKYPETEWVFQYSPESFSQTETEYAVEVCNAVCEVWQPQNGQEVILNLPATVEASMPNVFADQVEYFCRNLAQREHVIISLHTHNDRGCAVAAAELGVLAGADRIEGTLLGNGERTGNMDIMVMAMNLFSQGIDPELDFSNMSEIVQVVSECNNLPLHPRHPYVGELVFTAFSGSHQDAIKKSLDYNEKHQDETDNVWDVAYLPIDPAHIGRSYQDVVRINSQSGKGGVAYILQRNYGFNLPRWMQIDFSGVVQKQAETAARELQNDEILQTFEDTYLQQGNFELLDYSVNNKGGEVYFNGQVQMNSDTIIIDGTGNGPLSSFIDGLAQHTGKSIHVINYAEHAINPQHNSGNGIDDDNNSDNKTNANAAAYIQLNVDGEVYSGIGTCSSTVSAMLKGALSAFAQAPSTTAA, from the coding sequence ATGTCTGACCAAGCCACCCGCAATGCGACCACACGTACTGCAAAGATTACGCCCAAAAACGCTGCTTTCGATTTCCGTAAATATCGTCCATTTGCGTTTGCACCTTCATTGTCAGATCGAACATGGCCAAGTAAAACTATTGAAACATCGCCAATATGGGCGAGTGTTGATCTACGTGATGGCAATCAAGCTCTGATTGATCCGATGACTATTGAACAAAAAATGCGCTTTTTCAAAACCTTAGTTGAGGTGGGTTTTAAAGAGATTGAAATTGGTTTCCCGTCAGCGGCGCAAGTTGAATTTGATTTTGCTCGTAAACTTATCGAAGAAAACCATGTGCCAGATGACGTGACGTTGCAGGTATTGGTACAAGCGCGTGAGCATTTGATTGCTCGCACTTTTGAATCATTAAAAGGCGCAAAGCGAGCCATCGTCCATGTCTATAACTCAACCTGCCGCGTACAGCGTGAAAAGGTCTATGGTAAAGATAAGTCTGAGATTAAAGAAATTGCAATCACTGGTGCCAAGCTATTGCAGCAGTATGCAGCAAAATATCCAGAGACAGAATGGGTATTCCAGTATTCACCTGAAAGCTTTAGCCAAACTGAAACTGAATATGCGGTAGAAGTCTGTAATGCTGTGTGTGAAGTTTGGCAGCCGCAGAACGGTCAGGAAGTTATTCTTAACTTACCAGCGACCGTTGAAGCGTCTATGCCTAATGTCTTTGCCGATCAGGTTGAATACTTTTGCCGTAATCTTGCGCAGCGTGAGCATGTTATTATTAGTCTTCATACTCATAATGACCGAGGCTGTGCGGTTGCTGCTGCTGAGCTTGGTGTGCTTGCTGGCGCAGATCGTATCGAAGGCACCTTACTTGGTAACGGTGAGCGTACTGGTAATATGGATATCATGGTCATGGCGATGAACTTGTTCAGCCAAGGTATCGATCCTGAGCTTGATTTTAGTAATATGAGTGAAATTGTACAAGTAGTTAGCGAATGTAATAATTTACCGCTACATCCACGTCATCCGTATGTGGGTGAGCTAGTATTTACTGCCTTTAGTGGCTCGCATCAAGACGCCATCAAGAAGTCTCTTGATTATAATGAGAAGCATCAAGATGAGACTGATAATGTATGGGATGTCGCTTATCTACCCATTGATCCTGCGCATATTGGTCGTAGCTACCAAGATGTAGTACGTATCAATAGTCAGTCTGGTAAAGGCGGCGTCGCTTATATCTTGCAACGCAACTATGGATTTAACTTGCCGCGCTGGATGCAAATTGACTTTAGCGGTGTGGTACAAAAGCAAGCTGAAACTGCTGCCCGCGAATTACAGAACGATGAAATCTTGCAGACCTTTGAAGATACGTATTTGCAGCAAGGAAACTTTGAGTTATTAGACTATAGTGTCAATAACAAAGGCGGTGAAGTTTACTTCAATGGTCAAGTACAGATGAATAGCGATACCATTATAATTGATGGAACAGGTAATGGGCCATTGTCATCATTCATTGACGGACTTGCGCAGCACACTGGTAAATCAATACACGTTATCAATTATGCCGAGCATGCTATCAATCCGCAGCATAATAGTGGTAATGGTATCGATGATGACAATAACAGCGATAACAAAACCAATGCCAATGCAGCAGCTTACATTCAGCTTAATGTTGACGGAGAAGTTTACTCTGGTATCGGTACTTGTAGCAGCACAGTATCGGCGATGTTAAAAGGGGCATTATCTGCATTTGCTCAAGCGCCAAGCACGACGGCAGCTTAA
- the accC gene encoding acetyl-CoA carboxylase biotin carboxylase subunit, whose product MIKKLLIANRGEIALRIVRACKALGIETVGVYSTADENLMHLRFVDEAICIGKPNASESYLNINTILTAAEISGADAIHPGYGFLAENAEFAERIEEAGLTFVGPTADHIRLMGNKVSAINAMKKAGVPTVPGSVGAVTMHNAEEQARNIGFPLIVKAASGGGGRGMRVVERFDDLIGQVQAARQEAELWFGDDTVYMERYLQNPRHVEIQVLGDGNGNAIHLYDRDCSLQRRHQKVLEEAPAPDIPDDVREPILQACVKACKLVNYRGAGTFEFLFENNEFFFIEMNTRVQVEHTITEMITGIDVVVEQLKIAAGYGLSYRQSEIEVQGHAIECRINAEDPVTFMPSPGKVTQLYTPSGAGVRFDSHLYPGYEIPSYYDSLIGKLICHGQTRQQAIAKTLHALDELVIEGIKTNIPMHRDVILADEDFVNEAQNIHYLEEELLKSQTTKTAK is encoded by the coding sequence ATGATAAAAAAACTGCTCATCGCCAACCGAGGTGAGATTGCTCTACGTATCGTACGTGCGTGTAAAGCACTTGGTATCGAGACTGTCGGTGTCTACTCCACCGCTGATGAAAACCTCATGCATCTACGCTTCGTTGATGAAGCCATCTGTATTGGCAAACCAAATGCTAGCGAAAGCTACTTAAATATCAATACTATTTTGACGGCTGCTGAAATCTCTGGTGCTGACGCCATTCATCCTGGTTATGGTTTTTTGGCTGAAAATGCTGAATTTGCTGAACGTATTGAAGAAGCTGGCTTAACCTTCGTAGGTCCTACTGCAGATCATATTCGTCTGATGGGCAATAAGGTTTCTGCTATCAATGCGATGAAAAAAGCAGGCGTACCGACTGTTCCCGGTTCAGTTGGCGCCGTTACGATGCACAATGCTGAAGAGCAAGCACGTAATATTGGCTTTCCGCTAATAGTTAAAGCGGCTTCCGGTGGTGGTGGTCGTGGTATGCGTGTCGTTGAGCGTTTTGATGACCTTATCGGTCAGGTGCAAGCCGCTAGACAAGAAGCTGAGCTTTGGTTTGGCGATGATACAGTCTATATGGAACGCTACCTACAAAACCCACGTCACGTTGAAATTCAAGTACTTGGCGATGGTAATGGTAATGCTATTCATCTGTATGATCGTGATTGCTCACTACAACGTCGTCATCAAAAGGTACTAGAAGAAGCCCCTGCTCCTGATATCCCTGATGATGTGCGCGAACCTATTTTACAAGCTTGTGTCAAAGCTTGTAAACTGGTTAATTATCGTGGCGCTGGAACCTTTGAGTTCTTATTCGAAAACAACGAATTCTTCTTTATCGAGATGAATACACGGGTGCAAGTTGAGCATACTATCACCGAGATGATTACTGGTATTGATGTGGTCGTTGAGCAGCTCAAAATTGCAGCAGGGTACGGTTTATCGTATCGTCAAAGCGAGATTGAAGTCCAAGGTCATGCAATAGAATGTCGTATTAATGCTGAAGATCCAGTGACTTTTATGCCATCACCTGGCAAGGTCACCCAGCTATATACTCCTAGTGGGGCTGGCGTTCGCTTTGACTCACATCTGTATCCGGGATACGAAATCCCTAGTTATTATGACTCACTTATTGGTAAGCTTATTTGTCATGGACAAACGCGTCAACAAGCGATTGCAAAGACGTTGCATGCGCTTGATGAGCTTGTCATTGAAGGGATTAAAACCAATATCCCCATGCATCGTGATGTAATCTTAGCTGATGAAGATTTTGTCAATGAGGCTCAAAATATACATTACCTTGAAGAAGAGCTGCTCAAATCGCAAACAACTAAAACAGCGAAATAG
- the accB gene encoding acetyl-CoA carboxylase biotin carboxyl carrier protein, whose product MDIEKIRTLIALMEENELVNLEVSSDDEHISLTRHYDAPAPTMMAAPTVGAAPIATEAKAAVKAGSVETSPMVGVFYSAPSPNDPPFAKVGQKVQAGDTLGIIEAMKIMNPLEATQSGVIDEILVDNSEVVQFGQPVIRYKA is encoded by the coding sequence ATGGATATCGAAAAAATACGCACGTTAATCGCCCTCATGGAAGAAAATGAACTAGTTAATCTAGAAGTTAGTTCAGACGATGAGCATATCAGTTTAACCCGTCACTACGATGCGCCAGCCCCAACGATGATGGCAGCGCCTACTGTTGGTGCAGCACCTATCGCTACTGAAGCCAAAGCAGCTGTCAAAGCCGGTAGCGTTGAGACTTCACCAATGGTTGGAGTATTCTATTCTGCTCCTAGCCCTAACGATCCACCGTTTGCCAAAGTTGGCCAAAAAGTACAGGCTGGCGATACGCTTGGTATTATCGAAGCGATGAAGATTATGAACCCGCTTGAGGCCACTCAAAGTGGTGTCATCGATGAAATCTTAGTGGACAACTCTGAGGTTGTACAGTTTGGCCAGCCAGTTATACGCTATAAAGCCTAA